GGCAGCAGTTGTTTGCCCTGAAACCGATTCAGCAGGGCACGGCAACCAAAGCCACCGACGAGGAAGGCGATGGTCTGCGGTACATAACTCAGACCAATATCGGCGGGTGACAGCCCGGCATCAGCAAGAATAAAAGGCGAACCGGTCAGCCAGGCGAAAAAGCTGGCGGAGCAGGCAGAGTAAATCAGCACATTACCGCTGTAGACCTTTGATGCCAGTAACGTCAACCAGCCGGGCTGTGGCGCGCGTGCCGCCTGAGTGCGGGCGGGGTTCGTCAGTCGCAGGGTACCGACCAGTAGCACCAGCGTGACCAGCGTCAGCAACAGGAAAATGCTGCGCCAGTGGAAATGGCCCATCAGCCAGGCTCCCAGCAACGGGGCCAGCGCCGGTGACAATGCCACCAGCGGCATAATGGTGGCGAAAACTTTGTTCGCCTGCGCCTGCGGATAGCGATCAACCACCAGCGCCTGCCAACTGACCGCCGCCGCGCACACCCCAAGCGCCTGGACAAAACGCAGCGCCAGCATCAGTCGTACATCGGTTACCCACAGCATGCCGAGACAGCCCAGCGCGAAGATCACTAATCCGGCCAGCAGAATGGGTTTGCGACCAAAGCGGTCAGACAACGGACCCCAGAAGACTTGCGCACAGGCGAAGCCACCGAGGAACAGGCTCAGGCTGGCACTGATGGTACCAGGGGCAGTAGCAAAATCCTGCTGCATGGCACCGAAGGCCGGCAGGTACATATCCGTAGCAAGAAAGCCCAGCATGCTTAGCAAAGCAAGGTAAGGCAAAAATCCTTTTGATGACAACATGGTGATTCTCATTAGACAAATTGAACGCCGGGGAGTGTAAAAGGGTGCGGCAGGCTTTGTGAAACGCTAATATTTGCGAGGTGCTATCAAAAATTTTGCAGGCAAAATGATGTGGTCTGAATACGCGCTTGAAGTGGTGGATGCGGTGGCGCGCAGCGGCAGTTTTAGCGCTGCGGCGCAGGAGTTGCATCGCGTGCCTTCTGCCATCAGCTATACGGTACGTCAGCTGGAAACCTGGCTGGCCGTGCCTTTGTTTGAAAGGCAGCACCGGGAAGTGGTGCTGACGGCCGCGGGTGAGCATTTCGTGCGTGAAGGGCGGAGTGTTATCAAAAAAATGCTGGCAACCCGACGCCAGTGCCAGCAACTGGCTAACGGCTGGCGTGGGCAGTTGAGCATCGCGGTTGACTGTATCGTTAAACCGCAGCGTACCCGGCAACTGGTAAAGGATTTCTACCGCCATTTCCCGGATATGGAGCTGATTATCAGCTATGAAGTGTTCAACGGGGTCTGGGATGCGCTGGCTGATGGTCGGGTCGATGTGGCGATTGGGGCCACCCAGGCCATTCCGGTCGGTGGGCGTTTTGCCTTCCAGGATATGGGCGCGCTGAACTGGCGTTGCGTGGTCAGTCCCGAGCATCCCCTGACAAAAAGTGCCCAGCTGGATGAAGAAACCTTACGGGCGTGGCCTTCACTGGTGCTGGAGGATACATCGCGGGCGCTGCCGCGGCGTATGACCTGGACGCTGGATAACCAGCGGCGTCTGGTGGTACCGGAGTGGGAAACCGGGATGGATTGTCTGCGGGCAGGGTTGTGCGTAGGGATGGTGCCGGGCCATTTAGCCCGGCCACTGCTGGATAGCGGCGTGTTAACCGAACTGACGTTGCCTGCACCTTTCCCGGAGAGTCCCTGCTGCGTCAGCTGGTCGGAACAACGCGCCTCACCGGCATTAAGCTGGTTGCTGGACTATCTGGGCGATGCAGAGACGCTCAACCATGAGTGGTTGAGCGAAACGGTGGCTTAGCGACGATAGTCGCGGAACGGGCCGTCGGCGACGGAGCGGCGTTCAATCAATGTGGGCTGCACTTCGATGGTCTGCGGCTCTTCGCGCTTACTGGTGATGCGATCGAGCAGCATTTCCAGCGCTTTTTCTCCCAGCTGTGCTTTTGGCTGATGAACGGTTGTCAGAGCCGGGGTGAAATACCGGGCGTTGCGCACGTTGTCAT
This genomic stretch from Pantoea cypripedii harbors:
- the punC gene encoding purine nucleoside transporter PunC; the encoded protein is MLSSKGFLPYLALLSMLGFLATDMYLPAFGAMQQDFATAPGTISASLSLFLGGFACAQVFWGPLSDRFGRKPILLAGLVIFALGCLGMLWVTDVRLMLALRFVQALGVCAAAVSWQALVVDRYPQAQANKVFATIMPLVALSPALAPLLGAWLMGHFHWRSIFLLLTLVTLVLLVGTLRLTNPARTQAARAPQPGWLTLLASKVYSGNVLIYSACSASFFAWLTGSPFILADAGLSPADIGLSYVPQTIAFLVGGFGCRALLNRFQGKQLLPWLLVIYSLSIVGLFAVAQLATPALWALLLPFCGMALANGAIYPIVVASALLPFPQATGKAASLQNLLQLGLCFIASLLVSAGLQQALHSTSLVMLATVALAWAGFGWQRAAVANAQSDVAHNSRPCEDNR
- the punR gene encoding DNA-binding transcriptional activator PunR — its product is MWSEYALEVVDAVARSGSFSAAAQELHRVPSAISYTVRQLETWLAVPLFERQHREVVLTAAGEHFVREGRSVIKKMLATRRQCQQLANGWRGQLSIAVDCIVKPQRTRQLVKDFYRHFPDMELIISYEVFNGVWDALADGRVDVAIGATQAIPVGGRFAFQDMGALNWRCVVSPEHPLTKSAQLDEETLRAWPSLVLEDTSRALPRRMTWTLDNQRRLVVPEWETGMDCLRAGLCVGMVPGHLARPLLDSGVLTELTLPAPFPESPCCVSWSEQRASPALSWLLDYLGDAETLNHEWLSETVA